The following are from one region of the Ptychodera flava strain L36383 chromosome 15, AS_Pfla_20210202, whole genome shotgun sequence genome:
- the LOC139151336 gene encoding nuclear pore complex protein Nup85-like, translating to MAEDRERSVNVAVISDPSLPVGSKTCLLSKWGLGNQVSVHHVYDGGKPTETVDLHDENRIPLNGPPGVYTAKWDVEMHSPSTRKLVNESHNIFMSLQSHKPETSETVRKPQLVKFSRNYRSVLRACLLELQQKGAVEEDEETQEEYNAQCQTFTMIELIWSLCEILFVETLPGGVVLTQLLDWAIWHFRQADDLAQEVMSAPDPEHHESYWPAIYTFVLKGRIDEARQMLSLHPDQQHDIHGVYAKMDELLRKMPMFSVIGRQSVPEFDMKWRHWQDQCQQFLEEVGSHKNLETICRILAGDNSVFLELRDLTETWYMMLVAKLLYSNPTVKTIDLHYHTQECIDAYGGNSHLTTLDNILLAALEFDVHQVIRESSSNLNNWWFVAHLTDLLHHCGRLESHNVNFGSKLREFLLLEYAASLMTHDSLWQIGADYLDHCPDMGRYYLELYIERIPLQSEKKALKVLRLCEKRAMESQAHGICKEMGMKALQNGRLGSALSWCIRSKDRAFATFLSEKFLSEYSSKGGFSNLDLIDNLGPAMLLSDRLTFLGKYREFHKLYERGEFKDAANLLLSLLTAKLAPQKFWLTLLTDSLPLLELDEVVFSSQQTYELMHCLDEITLSFQSNEYLDRDNNRTQGQLEADQEKTDLLRLALARNLSRAILDEGTEDV from the exons ATGGCGGAAGACCGCGAACGGAGTGTTAATGTAGCG GTCATTTCAGATCCTTCGCTACCTGTGGGAAGTAAGACTTGTTTATTGTCAAAATGGGGACTAGGAAATCAAGTGTCAGTTCACCATGTTTATGACGGTGGAAAACCAACAGAAACAG TTGACTTACATGATGAGAACAGAATTCCTCTAAATGGACCGCCAGGTGTTTATACTGCCAAGTGGGACGTTGAGATGCATAGTCCCAGCACAAGGAAACTCGTCAATGAATCGCACA atatttttatgtcattacaAAGTCACAAACCTGAGACGTCTGAAACAGTCAGAAAACCACA GTTGGTGAAGTTCAGCCGAAATTATCGCTCTGTTTTAAGAGCATGTCTTCTAGAGCTGCAACAGAAAGGAG CTGTAGAAGAAGATGAAGAAACACAAGAAGAGTACAACGCCCAGTGTCAGACCTTTACCATGATTGAACTGATTTGGAGTTTGTGTGAGATACTCTTTGTGGAAACATTGCCAG GTggtgtggtgttgactcaactACTGGATTGGGCAATTTGGCATTTTCGGCAAGCAGATGACCTGGCACAGGAAGTGATGTCAGCACCTGACCCTGAACATCATGAGAGTTACTGGCCAGCA ATTTATACTTTTGTACTTAAAGGAAGAATAGATGAGGCTAGACAGATGCTGTCGTTGCATCCAGATCAACAACATGACATCCATGGC GTTTATGCCAAGATGGATGAATTACTCAGGAAGATGCCAATGTTTTCTGTCATTGGCCGACAATCTGTACCAGAGTTTGACATGAAGTGGAGACACTGGCAAGACCAGTGTCAACAGTTCCTGGAAGAAGTCGGCTCTCACAAAAACTTAGAAACAATCTGTCGG ATTCTTGCAGGAGACAATAGTGTCTTTTTAGAGTTGCGAGATTTAACAGAGACCTGGTACATGATGCTAGTTGCAAAGCTATTATACAGCAACCCCACCGTGAAAACTATTGATCTTCACTACCATACTCAG GAATGCATTGATGCATATGGCGGTAACAGTCACCTGACAACCCTGGATAACATCTTACTGGCAGCACTGGAGTTTGATGTGCATCAAGTTATCAGGGAAAGCAG TTCCAATTTGAATAATTGGTGGTTTGTGGCACATCTGACGGATCTACTCCATCACTGTGGAAGACTCGAGTCTCACAATGTCAA TTTTGGATCCAAGCTGAGAGAATTTCTGCTGTTAGAGTATGCTGCCAGTCTAATGACGCATGATAG tTTATGGCAAATTGGTGCTGATTATCTTGACCACTGTCCTGACATGGGAAG ATACTATCTTGAGTTGTACATTGAGAGAATACCATTGCAGTCAGAAAAGAAGGCATTAAAAGTACTTAGACTATGTGAAAAGAGGGCAATGGAATCACAAG CTCATGGCATTTGCAAAGAAATGGGAATGAAggcgttacaaaatggccgccttggaTCGGCGCTGTCATGGTGCATACGTTCAAAAGATAGGGCATTCGCAACGTTTTTATCAGAGAAGTTTCTTTCAGAGTATAGCAGCAAAGGAGGTTTCAGTAACTTAGATTTGATCGATAACCTGGGACCAGCCATGTTGCTAAGTGACAGACTGACATTTTTAG GAAAGTACAGAGAGTTTCACAAATTGTACGAGCGAGGAGAATTCAAAGATGCAGCAAATTTGTTACTTTCCTTGCTGACTGCCAAATTAGCTCCACAAAA ATTCTGGCTGACTTTGCTGACAGACTCACTGCCACTGTTAGAGTTAGATGAAGTTGTATTCAGTTCACAACAGACTTACGAGTTAATGCACTGCCTGGACGAAATCACCTTATCATTCCAATCTAATGAATACCTTGACAGAGATAATAACAGAACTCAG GGACAACTTGAAGCTGACCAAGAGAAGACAGATCTGTTGCGATTGGCTCTGGCAAGAAACCTCTCCCGTGCCATACTGGACGAAGGTACAGAAGATGTGTAG